A portion of the Myxococcales bacterium genome contains these proteins:
- a CDS encoding nucleoside deaminase has translation MREALVEADLAAAKGEVPIGCVLVATGEAGDDGRTPAGPVVIARGHNLRETTRDPTAHAEVVALRNAAAARANWRMDDVTAYVTLEPCPMCAGAFVNARIVRVVYGCDDAKAGAVRTRYGIGVDGVLNHTFALEHGLLADECRERLQRFFAALRAQGKK, from the coding sequence ATGCGCGAGGCGCTCGTCGAGGCCGACCTCGCGGCCGCGAAGGGCGAGGTGCCCATCGGCTGCGTGCTCGTCGCGACGGGCGAAGCCGGCGACGACGGGCGCACGCCTGCTGGCCCCGTTGTCATCGCGCGCGGTCACAACCTCCGCGAGACGACGCGCGATCCGACGGCGCACGCGGAGGTCGTGGCGCTCCGCAACGCCGCCGCGGCACGGGCCAACTGGCGCATGGATGACGTCACGGCGTATGTGACGCTCGAGCCCTGCCCGATGTGCGCCGGCGCCTTCGTCAACGCAAGGATCGTTCGCGTCGTCTACGGGTGTGACGACGCCAAGGCTGGCGCCGTTCGTACGCGGTACGGCATCGGCGTCGACGGCGTCTTGAACCACACGTTCGCGCTCGAACATGGCCTCCTCGCCGACGAGTGCCGCGAGCGCCTGCAGCGCTTTTTCGCGGCGCTCCGCGCGCAGGGCAAGAAGTAG
- a CDS encoding transglycosylase domain-containing protein: protein MRLPYPARLAIGLSVLLIAAAGAYAGSASWLKRRAIAEGQARGFVVDVGSARLGFFSAHLKGVRVGLEGVTGLDVELREIDIAVEASGRPSRIAARGGQVRVIGDAEQLALQLEAWRARRPAPAVPASTTSTSPVVSVTGLEGQIPLPGGGTVVLKDASVERDGEELRVKVASVLAERGDARADVRGASIALVGRKLKLLTAESASLELVLPEPKEDSGATAAVEPTPPALPTPVTKRGKKSPPLPAEPMRVTLPDAAPLRAIAQSMAKRLSELLVEGADAKTEQLSLVVTRGKDKLTLGPGALTLMRSPEHVEVEFRTSAATQAGAPSGTPLSARVDLPTASGDLRATLSGGPVSLTTLGVKEGAFGLIDVPRAQLTGKATFKIDTAGAASFDADVLAKGLGLERAWLARAPVHGLDVGLRLSGFFESRKRLRIDDAEAALGAFRGRFRGTLEASGDVARVNGSFEVPTTACQSLIDSVPDALMPTVKGARFVGTFGAQGSLVFDSSALDDLELSYRFDDRCRFIEVPKPMDRERFRKPFVHRIVRPDGKEAEMTTGPDSAAWTPLELISPYMQAAVLTTEDGAFFKHHGFNHAAIKNSLVANLKAKRFVRGASTISMQLAKNLFLSRQKTLSRKLEEVVLTDYLEQTFSKDELMELYLNVIEFGPNLYGIGAASEHYYARKPEELNLTESMFLATLLPRPVEAHRMYERGAVGEGWAKNLRSLVEIAFRTGKVSEAERNEGLSQAIVFVKEGQPRPPPRPPASGTHGGGDEEWKVID from the coding sequence ATGCGCTTGCCGTACCCCGCCCGCCTGGCCATTGGTCTCTCCGTCCTCTTGATCGCGGCGGCCGGGGCCTACGCCGGGTCGGCCTCCTGGCTGAAGCGTCGCGCCATCGCGGAAGGGCAGGCGCGCGGCTTCGTCGTCGACGTCGGGAGCGCACGCCTCGGCTTTTTTTCTGCGCACCTCAAGGGCGTACGCGTGGGCCTCGAAGGCGTGACGGGGCTCGACGTCGAGCTTCGTGAGATCGACATCGCCGTCGAGGCGTCGGGGCGCCCGTCGCGCATCGCGGCGCGCGGCGGGCAGGTGCGCGTGATTGGCGACGCCGAGCAGCTCGCGTTGCAGCTCGAGGCGTGGCGCGCCCGCCGTCCGGCACCGGCCGTACCGGCATCCACGACGTCCACGTCGCCGGTCGTCTCGGTGACCGGCCTCGAAGGGCAGATTCCCTTGCCCGGCGGCGGGACCGTGGTCCTCAAAGACGCGAGCGTGGAGCGCGACGGCGAGGAGCTCCGCGTGAAGGTCGCGTCGGTGCTCGCGGAGCGTGGCGATGCGCGCGCCGACGTTCGCGGCGCGTCGATCGCGCTCGTGGGGCGCAAGCTCAAGCTCCTCACGGCCGAGAGCGCGTCGCTCGAGCTTGTGCTGCCGGAGCCCAAAGAGGACTCGGGGGCGACCGCGGCCGTCGAGCCTACCCCGCCGGCTTTGCCAACGCCCGTCACCAAGCGGGGAAAAAAGTCTCCGCCGTTGCCCGCCGAGCCGATGCGCGTGACGTTGCCCGATGCGGCGCCGCTCCGCGCCATTGCCCAGTCGATGGCCAAGCGCTTGTCCGAGCTCCTCGTGGAGGGCGCCGACGCCAAGACGGAGCAGCTCTCGCTCGTCGTCACGCGCGGGAAAGACAAGCTCACGCTCGGGCCCGGCGCGCTCACGCTCATGCGGTCACCGGAGCACGTCGAGGTTGAATTCCGGACCAGCGCGGCGACCCAAGCGGGCGCGCCGAGCGGAACGCCGCTGTCAGCTCGCGTCGACTTGCCGACGGCGAGCGGCGACTTGCGCGCGACGCTCTCCGGCGGCCCCGTGTCGCTCACGACGTTGGGCGTCAAGGAAGGCGCCTTCGGGCTCATCGACGTGCCGCGGGCGCAGCTCACTGGCAAGGCGACGTTCAAGATCGACACGGCTGGCGCCGCGAGCTTCGACGCGGACGTCTTGGCCAAGGGGCTCGGCCTCGAGCGCGCGTGGCTGGCGCGGGCTCCGGTTCACGGCCTTGACGTAGGTCTCCGCTTGTCGGGCTTCTTCGAGAGCCGAAAGCGGCTCCGCATCGACGACGCGGAGGCGGCGCTGGGCGCGTTCCGCGGTCGCTTTCGCGGGACCCTCGAGGCGTCCGGTGACGTGGCCCGCGTCAACGGCAGCTTCGAGGTGCCAACGACCGCGTGCCAGTCGCTCATCGACAGCGTCCCCGACGCGCTCATGCCCACGGTGAAGGGCGCCCGCTTCGTCGGCACCTTTGGCGCTCAGGGGAGCCTCGTCTTCGACAGCTCGGCGCTCGACGACCTCGAGCTGTCCTATCGCTTCGACGACCGATGCCGCTTCATCGAAGTGCCCAAGCCGATGGACCGAGAGCGCTTTCGGAAGCCCTTCGTTCATCGCATCGTGAGGCCCGACGGCAAGGAGGCCGAGATGACGACGGGGCCCGACAGCGCCGCCTGGACGCCTCTCGAGCTCATCAGCCCGTACATGCAGGCGGCGGTCCTCACGACGGAGGACGGCGCCTTCTTCAAGCACCACGGCTTCAATCACGCGGCCATCAAGAACTCGCTCGTGGCCAACCTCAAGGCCAAGCGTTTCGTTCGCGGCGCCAGCACCATCAGCATGCAGCTCGCCAAGAACCTCTTTCTCTCACGCCAAAAGACCCTCTCGCGAAAGCTCGAAGAGGTGGTGCTGACGGACTACCTCGAGCAGACGTTCTCCAAGGACGAGCTCATGGAGCTGTACCTGAACGTCATCGAGTTCGGTCCCAACCTCTACGGCATCGGCGCCGCCTCCGAGCACTACTACGCGCGAAAGCCCGAGGAGCTAAACCTCACCGAGAGCATGTTCTTGGCGACGCTCCTGCCGCGGCCCGTCGAGGCCCATCGCATGTACGAGCGCGGCGCCGTGGGCGAGGGGTGGGCGAAGAACCTCCGCTCGCTCGTCGAGATCGCGTTTCGCACCGGCAAGGTCTCCGAAGCGGAGCGAAACGAAGGCCTCTCGCAGGCCATCGTCTTCGTGAAGGAGGGGCAGCCTCGGCCGCCGCCGCGGCCCCCCGCGTCTGGAACGCACGGCGGCGGCGACGAAGAGTGGAAGGTGATCGATTGA
- a CDS encoding HupE/UreJ family protein, producing MTARRQALWLLVLSVTLHVLAWARDAHAHDTLEDRLELDARSAVITVRVASSLATVVASLPQVPGRTPREGAFLSEGELGAAAREHATYLEGHLSFDVGGRPARARAVATTLAPPFARPVHTRADARSQLVVVDMVVGDATSARDGARKLRLTSSMLLDVDTKGHGVTHVYVVGAKTALGESTDIARAGEALTIDLATPRSATRLFWEFATLGARHVAFGVDHLLFVVAITLGARSLGKLAIFVFAFTAAHALSLTLVATGLFLPSGRVIEPLIGASIALAALASGDARRARASDVMVPALLAFAFGLVHGLAFAEGLREALAGDRDALVGSVLAFTLGVEVVQQLLAVVTFGAAAQARRRAPRALAAARALLVVLGVAFAARALWGK from the coding sequence GTGACCGCGCGACGACAAGCTCTGTGGCTGCTGGTCCTCTCTGTCACGTTGCACGTGCTCGCCTGGGCGCGCGACGCGCACGCCCACGACACGCTCGAGGACCGGCTCGAGCTCGACGCGCGGAGCGCCGTCATCACTGTGCGCGTCGCGAGCTCGCTCGCCACGGTTGTGGCGTCTCTTCCGCAAGTGCCCGGACGAACGCCGCGCGAAGGCGCGTTCCTATCGGAAGGGGAGCTCGGGGCCGCGGCCCGCGAGCACGCGACGTACCTCGAGGGTCATCTGTCATTTGACGTCGGCGGGCGCCCCGCTCGCGCGCGCGCCGTTGCGACGACCCTAGCCCCTCCGTTCGCGAGGCCCGTGCACACGCGCGCCGACGCGCGCTCGCAGCTCGTCGTCGTGGACATGGTCGTCGGCGACGCCACGTCGGCGCGCGACGGCGCGCGAAAGCTCCGACTCACGTCGTCGATGCTGCTCGACGTCGACACGAAGGGACACGGCGTGACGCATGTCTACGTTGTCGGGGCCAAGACCGCGCTCGGCGAGAGCACCGACATCGCGAGGGCCGGCGAAGCGCTCACCATCGACCTCGCCACCCCGCGCTCGGCTACGCGCCTCTTCTGGGAGTTCGCGACGCTCGGCGCGCGGCACGTCGCCTTCGGCGTCGACCATCTACTCTTCGTGGTCGCCATCACGCTGGGAGCTCGCTCGCTCGGCAAGCTCGCGATCTTCGTCTTCGCGTTCACCGCCGCGCACGCGCTGAGCCTCACGCTCGTCGCCACGGGTCTCTTCCTGCCGTCGGGGCGCGTCATCGAGCCGCTCATCGGCGCGTCGATCGCCCTTGCGGCCCTCGCCTCTGGCGACGCGAGGAGAGCGCGAGCGAGCGACGTCATGGTCCCGGCCCTCTTGGCGTTCGCGTTCGGCCTGGTTCACGGGTTGGCCTTTGCCGAGGGTCTGAGGGAGGCGCTCGCCGGCGATCGAGACGCCCTCGTCGGGTCGGTCTTGGCGTTCACGCTCGGCGTCGAGGTCGTTCAGCAACTCCTGGCCGTGGTCACCTTTGGCGCCGCCGCTCAAGCTCGACGGCGTGCGCCTCGCGCCCTCGCCGCGGCCCGCGCCCTCTTGGTGGTGCTCGGCGTCGCGTTCGCCGCGCGCGCCCTGTGGGGAAAATGA
- a CDS encoding LysR family transcriptional regulator — MKRLERLSTLWGWLPAFRAVAEVGGVRRAATILRTSPSALSRAVSQLEQEVGAPLFERGGQKLVLTRAGSDLLARTREAMRRIDDVLSASPRWDSYLLMGTNHPWLLAFVEDAVVELATAQTDWSFEASLVGTDDAAAALTSGRIDIGLFTMPVEHASVETVAELKVELGVFAPREHALAARPAPLPVAELSEHHFVAPTAGPDFDSDDGFPKDVTRRVRVSVTSMAAAARAATGGLLVVLPRNTARATARDLGKGLVEIATTPELAPLTWVVSARKGADADAIGRAASSLKKRLGGAP, encoded by the coding sequence ATGAAGCGGCTTGAACGGCTCTCGACCTTGTGGGGGTGGCTCCCGGCCTTTCGGGCCGTGGCTGAAGTGGGGGGCGTGCGGCGCGCCGCCACGATCTTGCGCACGAGCCCGTCGGCGCTCTCGCGCGCCGTCTCCCAGCTCGAACAAGAGGTCGGCGCGCCGCTCTTCGAGCGCGGCGGCCAGAAGCTCGTCCTCACACGCGCCGGCAGCGATCTGTTGGCGCGCACGCGCGAGGCGATGCGCCGCATCGACGACGTTTTGTCGGCCTCACCGCGCTGGGATTCCTATTTGCTCATGGGCACCAACCACCCCTGGCTTCTCGCGTTCGTCGAAGACGCCGTCGTCGAGCTCGCGACGGCGCAGACCGACTGGTCCTTCGAGGCCTCGCTCGTGGGAACGGACGACGCCGCGGCGGCGCTCACGAGCGGCCGCATCGACATCGGCCTCTTCACGATGCCCGTGGAGCACGCCTCCGTCGAAACCGTGGCCGAGCTGAAGGTGGAGCTGGGCGTCTTCGCGCCGCGCGAGCACGCACTCGCCGCTCGACCCGCGCCGCTGCCCGTCGCTGAACTCTCCGAGCACCACTTCGTCGCGCCCACCGCGGGCCCCGACTTCGACAGCGACGACGGCTTCCCCAAAGACGTGACGAGGCGCGTTCGCGTCTCGGTCACCTCGATGGCCGCGGCGGCGCGGGCCGCGACCGGCGGGCTGCTCGTCGTGCTACCGCGCAACACGGCGCGGGCAACGGCGCGCGACCTTGGCAAGGGCCTCGTCGAGATCGCGACAACGCCGGAGTTGGCTCCGCTCACGTGGGTCGTGTCGGCGCGCAAGGGCGCCGACGCCGACGCCATCGGACGCGCGGCTTCTTCGCTGAAGAAGAGACTCGGCGGCGCGCCTTAA
- a CDS encoding diacylglycerol kinase family lipid kinase, whose protein sequence is MSQKPLLIVNPNAGGGRAGRVFSELRPVIEGALGAVDVAFTDRAGHGVDVAEAAAREGRPTVVAVGGDGTLNEVVNGVLRGVAARPAPTKVGFIGQGTGGDFRRTLGVEHRLDRYLEVIARGRERTVDVGLVKFVDGQGVRGERYFINILSAGMGGLVDRYVADASRLLGPTAAYFGASLKALVAIERGRLVARVEGGAASGGRDERLATFMIAVCNGRFFGSGMQVAPMADIADGRLEVVSMGGDSKLGFFTTHVRAIYQGTHLEKPGTVHFGCQRIAFELENARDAAATFLLDCDGEPIGGLPAEIEIVPAALTLYA, encoded by the coding sequence ATGAGCCAAAAGCCTCTCCTCATCGTCAATCCAAACGCCGGCGGCGGGCGCGCGGGCCGCGTCTTCTCCGAGCTCCGGCCCGTCATCGAGGGCGCCCTTGGCGCCGTCGACGTCGCGTTCACCGATCGCGCGGGTCACGGGGTCGACGTCGCGGAAGCGGCGGCGCGCGAGGGGCGCCCTACCGTTGTAGCCGTCGGCGGCGACGGCACCCTGAACGAGGTCGTCAATGGTGTCCTCCGCGGCGTCGCCGCGCGGCCGGCGCCGACAAAGGTCGGCTTCATCGGTCAAGGCACCGGCGGCGACTTTCGGCGCACGCTCGGCGTTGAGCATCGCCTTGATCGCTACCTCGAGGTCATCGCCCGGGGCCGTGAGCGCACCGTCGATGTGGGCCTCGTGAAGTTCGTCGACGGCCAAGGGGTCCGCGGCGAGCGCTATTTCATCAACATCCTCTCCGCCGGCATGGGCGGCCTCGTCGACCGGTACGTCGCCGATGCGTCGAGACTCTTGGGCCCCACGGCCGCGTATTTCGGCGCCTCGCTCAAGGCGCTCGTGGCCATCGAGCGCGGACGCCTCGTGGCGCGCGTCGAGGGCGGCGCCGCGAGCGGTGGTCGCGATGAGCGGCTCGCGACCTTCATGATCGCTGTGTGCAACGGGCGGTTCTTCGGCTCGGGGATGCAGGTCGCGCCCATGGCCGACATCGCCGACGGCCGCCTCGAAGTCGTCTCCATGGGGGGCGACAGCAAGCTCGGCTTCTTCACGACGCACGTGCGAGCCATCTACCAAGGCACCCACCTCGAGAAGCCGGGCACCGTGCATTTCGGTTGCCAGCGCATCGCCTTCGAGCTCGAAAACGCGCGCGACGCCGCAGCGACGTTCTTGCTCGACTGCGACGGCGAGCCGATCGGTGGCCTCCCCGCCGAGATCGAGATCGTGCCCGCGGCGCTGACGCTCTACGCGTAG
- a CDS encoding NAD-dependent epimerase/dehydratase family protein, whose amino-acid sequence MRVLVTGATGFLGTHLVPLLREAGHELVLVARSVDGLPSGPGITLMGADVLDAAAMKRAAAGCQLAIHAAGHVSRRPEDAESLYRVHVDGTKTVLDACRAAGVKRVVYVSTSGTVAVSDDPDAIATENDDAPIGIVQRWPYYRAKLFAEQAALERNVTGEFEVVSINPALLLGPGDLRGSSTEDVRLFLDGKIPATPPGGLSFVDVRDAARAVVLALEKGEPGQRYLLGACNLTLKEFFGKLERVSGVKAPRLHAPRAPELTRLGVRALTRLADRIGAKMPVDEVSVDMASFYWYLDSARAEHVLGFSSRDPVATLDDTVADLRARGVVWPEPPRA is encoded by the coding sequence GTGAGAGTTCTCGTTACCGGCGCCACCGGCTTTCTCGGCACCCACCTCGTCCCCCTCCTTCGCGAGGCGGGACACGAGCTCGTGCTCGTCGCGCGGTCTGTGGATGGACTTCCTTCGGGCCCGGGCATCACGCTCATGGGCGCCGACGTCCTCGACGCCGCCGCGATGAAGCGGGCCGCCGCTGGGTGTCAGCTCGCGATCCACGCCGCAGGGCACGTCTCGCGCCGGCCCGAAGACGCCGAGTCGCTCTATCGCGTTCACGTCGACGGCACGAAGACGGTCTTGGACGCGTGCCGCGCCGCCGGCGTCAAGCGCGTGGTCTATGTCTCTACGAGCGGAACCGTCGCCGTGAGCGACGACCCCGACGCCATCGCCACCGAGAACGACGACGCGCCCATCGGCATCGTGCAAAGGTGGCCCTACTACCGCGCGAAGCTCTTCGCCGAGCAGGCGGCGCTAGAGCGCAACGTGACGGGCGAGTTCGAGGTCGTGTCGATCAACCCCGCGCTGCTCCTCGGGCCCGGCGATCTTCGCGGTTCGTCGACGGAAGACGTGCGCCTCTTTCTGGACGGCAAGATCCCCGCGACGCCGCCCGGCGGGCTCTCGTTCGTGGATGTTCGCGACGCGGCCCGCGCCGTCGTGCTCGCCCTCGAGAAGGGCGAGCCGGGGCAGCGCTACCTGCTCGGCGCGTGCAACCTCACGCTCAAGGAGTTCTTCGGAAAGCTCGAGCGTGTCTCCGGCGTGAAAGCGCCGCGCCTCCACGCGCCGCGAGCGCCGGAGCTCACGCGCCTCGGCGTCCGCGCCCTCACGCGCCTCGCCGACCGCATCGGCGCGAAGATGCCCGTCGACGAAGTGAGCGTCGACATGGCGAGCTTCTATTGGTACCTCGACTCGGCGCGCGCCGAACATGTGCTGGGCTTCTCGTCGCGCGATCCCGTGGCCACGCTCGACGACACCGTCGCCGACCTTCGCGCCCGTGGGGTCGTTTGGCCGGAGCCGCCGCGCGCATGA
- a CDS encoding ArsR family transcriptional regulator, translating into MLPVGSSPLARDFFAGRYAQIAAEAFDREGAPYGAADVAFVVGALTFVGRLDDARLAFDAWRLKTDDKDPRTLAASHFFLGLADVRSGDFEGAHRLLVHDARARSRSDDPWISALVFQGLACYRHFTGRYRAAARHALRALRAAHVAQFAYAKMLATDLRGHALVQVGAFRSGISLLEQAKRHAKELGFDKNAYAIDCSIASYSASFVAQPSALQRIEHLVGKRAHDSYSKRTLQTELAIQLALRGRRSEATRELEAAEHDAARQDTRRGKITTLLARLHVARFAHGAAACAELLPQVASLLEVGDVAFRAELLGFEAFVARAQGDLATMARALAALREMTRTHEHYQARAALEQFDDASFVARPFPEDELTPLLHAVVARDLGVLPKLLALGLLGPIPELLGFVPGRRVVVLVHENALLLEDHGDVRLRATPPRWCPTLLRALAGGHASKEALTLRLWGLRSYRPERHDPLIRTTIHRLRTLLHPFGHWIAVKGDGYGATVPIHFVGSPEELDHEVPFIDDELPDAPRAPITMLPAAAAAEETNELLAKVAQLGPCSVRQLSRATGLSQSTVLRGLRELVGARKVIRTGVARATRYQARA; encoded by the coding sequence TTGTTACCCGTCGGATCCAGCCCGCTCGCCCGCGATTTCTTTGCTGGCCGCTACGCGCAGATCGCCGCCGAGGCCTTCGACCGAGAGGGCGCACCCTATGGCGCCGCCGACGTCGCCTTCGTGGTGGGCGCGCTCACCTTTGTGGGACGCCTCGACGATGCACGACTGGCCTTCGATGCATGGCGGCTCAAGACCGACGACAAAGACCCGCGCACCCTGGCCGCATCGCACTTCTTCCTAGGGCTCGCCGACGTCCGCTCCGGTGACTTCGAGGGCGCGCATCGCCTCCTCGTGCACGACGCGCGAGCCCGAAGCCGAAGCGACGACCCGTGGATCAGCGCGCTCGTCTTTCAGGGCCTTGCTTGCTACCGGCACTTCACCGGACGTTACCGCGCGGCAGCACGACACGCGCTGCGGGCGCTGCGGGCGGCGCACGTCGCGCAGTTTGCCTACGCGAAGATGCTCGCGACTGACCTGCGAGGCCACGCGCTCGTCCAGGTCGGCGCGTTTCGTTCGGGCATCTCGCTCCTTGAGCAAGCGAAGCGTCACGCGAAGGAGCTCGGCTTCGACAAGAACGCGTACGCCATCGACTGCTCCATCGCGAGCTATTCGGCGAGCTTCGTCGCCCAGCCGTCGGCGTTGCAGCGCATCGAGCACTTGGTCGGCAAGCGCGCGCACGACTCCTACTCGAAGCGGACGCTGCAAACGGAGCTGGCCATTCAGCTGGCGCTGCGCGGTCGCCGCAGCGAGGCGACGCGGGAGCTTGAAGCCGCGGAGCACGACGCGGCCCGGCAAGACACGCGGCGCGGCAAGATCACGACCCTCTTGGCCCGCCTCCACGTGGCGCGCTTCGCGCACGGCGCCGCCGCATGCGCCGAGCTGCTCCCTCAAGTCGCATCGCTGCTTGAGGTCGGCGATGTGGCCTTCCGCGCCGAGCTGCTGGGTTTCGAGGCCTTCGTCGCGCGCGCCCAGGGGGATCTCGCCACGATGGCGCGAGCCCTCGCCGCGCTGCGCGAGATGACCCGAACGCACGAGCACTACCAAGCGCGGGCGGCCCTCGAGCAGTTCGACGACGCCTCGTTCGTCGCGCGTCCCTTCCCCGAAGACGAGCTCACACCGCTCTTGCACGCGGTCGTCGCGCGAGACCTCGGTGTCCTTCCAAAGCTCCTCGCGCTGGGTCTCTTGGGCCCCATCCCCGAGCTATTGGGCTTTGTCCCTGGGCGGCGTGTCGTCGTGCTCGTCCACGAAAACGCGCTGCTCCTCGAGGATCACGGCGACGTGCGGCTACGCGCGACGCCGCCGCGATGGTGCCCCACGCTGCTGCGTGCGCTCGCCGGTGGTCACGCGTCGAAGGAGGCACTCACGTTGCGGCTGTGGGGCCTAAGGAGCTACCGACCGGAGCGACACGACCCCCTCATCCGCACAACCATCCACCGCTTGCGCACGCTCTTGCATCCCTTCGGTCATTGGATCGCAGTCAAAGGCGATGGCTACGGCGCAACGGTGCCGATCCACTTCGTGGGATCGCCGGAAGAGCTCGACCATGAGGTCCCGTTCATCGACGACGAGTTGCCGGACGCGCCGCGGGCGCCCATCACGATGTTGCCCGCGGCCGCGGCCGCGGAAGAGACCAACGAGCTTCTCGCGAAGGTTGCGCAGTTGGGGCCTTGCTCGGTGAGGCAGCTCTCGCGGGCGACGGGCCTCTCGCAAAGCACAGTGCTCCGCGGTCTGCGCGAGCTCGTGGGCGCCCGAAAGGTAATCCGGACCGGCGTCGCGCGCGCCACGCGCTATCAGGCGCGCGCATGA
- a CDS encoding ammonia-forming cytochrome c nitrite reductase subunit c552 codes for MSIVDLALIAIGSLASQVALARGTGWRRRGALALVTTLGPLAVALAMGRPWPRAMATSIDATPLRRTGLVRVGSESCRSCHPSEHASWGRSFHRTMTQRATLDEGGKRGTLLGPIPSGPVARGGGEVSLARSLEGVVWREAGKTDRRVVLTTGSHHYQAYWAEGARPGELSILPLVYLLADRRYVPRQAVFLTPEDDPPEELAWSASCIQCHAVAGEPHRGEFGERFDTSVAELGIACEACHGPGAAHVDKHRNPITRALAHASKTRDETIVNPKRLPPRERSLVCAQCHSLFVPKDEPRFWETGVATTTPERPFETRDLLTLATMRGSLKGRVDATPENFFWADGTIRVGGREANGLFESPCFEKGQGERTMSCSSCHAMHKGEPDDQLAPERRGDLMCTGCHGGVAARLEAHTHHAPASSGSRCVSCHMPKTTFALLGAIRSHRIESPSVTRAAESGRLPACNLCHLDRDLAWTHDAMRRWGSKENAPDKVQGRASAIAWLLAGDAAKRALAAAQFGDGEARAASGDAWMAPILATALTDPYAAVRYVAARSLQSLVPFSNVRYDFVGAGPARAAAQEVVLQRFQEARGGAKVPLEQRARVLLTPEGTVDEPRLRAFAATRDDRAVRISSRLAPA; via the coding sequence ATGAGCATCGTGGACCTCGCGCTCATCGCCATCGGCTCGCTCGCCTCCCAGGTGGCGCTCGCGCGCGGCACCGGCTGGCGAAGGCGCGGCGCCCTCGCGCTCGTGACGACGCTAGGACCGCTAGCGGTCGCGCTCGCGATGGGGCGCCCCTGGCCGCGCGCCATGGCCACTTCCATCGACGCGACGCCGCTGCGGCGGACGGGCCTCGTGCGCGTCGGCTCCGAGAGCTGCCGAAGCTGCCATCCAAGCGAGCACGCCTCGTGGGGGCGCTCGTTTCACCGAACGATGACGCAGCGCGCGACGCTCGATGAGGGCGGAAAGCGAGGCACCCTGCTCGGCCCGATTCCGAGCGGCCCGGTGGCGCGGGGCGGAGGCGAGGTCTCCCTCGCGCGCTCCCTCGAAGGCGTCGTCTGGCGCGAAGCGGGCAAGACGGACCGGCGCGTTGTTCTGACCACGGGCTCGCATCACTACCAAGCGTATTGGGCGGAAGGCGCGCGGCCCGGCGAGCTCTCCATTTTGCCGCTCGTGTACTTGTTGGCCGACCGGCGCTACGTGCCGCGTCAGGCGGTGTTTCTGACGCCCGAGGACGATCCGCCGGAGGAGCTCGCTTGGAGCGCGAGCTGCATCCAGTGTCACGCCGTGGCCGGCGAGCCGCACCGCGGTGAATTCGGCGAGCGCTTCGATACGTCCGTCGCCGAGCTCGGCATCGCCTGCGAGGCCTGCCACGGCCCCGGCGCCGCGCACGTCGACAAGCACCGCAACCCGATCACGCGCGCCTTGGCTCACGCATCGAAGACGCGCGACGAGACCATCGTCAATCCGAAGCGCCTCCCGCCGCGCGAGCGTTCGCTCGTCTGCGCCCAGTGCCATTCGCTGTTCGTGCCCAAAGACGAGCCGCGCTTCTGGGAGACGGGCGTTGCGACAACAACGCCCGAACGCCCCTTCGAGACGCGCGATCTCCTGACGCTCGCCACCATGAGGGGCTCACTCAAGGGACGCGTCGACGCGACGCCAGAGAACTTCTTCTGGGCCGACGGCACGATTCGCGTCGGCGGTCGCGAAGCCAACGGCCTCTTCGAGTCACCTTGCTTCGAGAAGGGCCAGGGCGAGCGGACGATGTCATGCAGCTCATGCCATGCGATGCACAAGGGCGAGCCCGATGATCAGCTAGCGCCCGAGCGGCGCGGCGATCTCATGTGCACCGGATGCCACGGCGGCGTCGCGGCTCGCCTCGAGGCGCATACGCATCACGCGCCGGCGTCCTCCGGGAGCCGCTGCGTGTCGTGTCACATGCCCAAGACAACCTTCGCGCTCCTTGGCGCCATTCGCTCGCACCGCATCGAATCACCCAGCGTCACGCGAGCCGCCGAGTCGGGGCGATTGCCGGCGTGCAACCTTTGCCACCTCGATCGCGACCTCGCGTGGACCCACGACGCCATGCGCCGCTGGGGGTCGAAGGAGAACGCCCCCGACAAGGTGCAAGGCCGCGCGTCGGCCATCGCGTGGCTCCTCGCCGGCGACGCCGCGAAGCGCGCGCTGGCGGCAGCCCAGTTCGGCGACGGAGAGGCGCGCGCAGCGAGCGGAGACGCCTGGATGGCGCCCATCTTGGCGACGGCGCTCACCGATCCCTACGCCGCCGTTCGCTACGTCGCCGCGCGCTCGCTACAGAGCCTCGTGCCCTTCTCCAACGTTCGCTACGACTTCGTCGGCGCGGGGCCGGCGCGGGCGGCGGCCCAAGAGGTCGTGCTCCAGCGCTTCCAAGAGGCGCGCGGAGGCGCGAAGGTTCCGCTCGAACAGCGCGCTCGCGTGCTCCTCACGCCCGAGGGAACCGTCGACGAGCCGCGGCTTCGCGCGTTCGCCGCTACGCGAGACGACCGCGCCGTGCGGATCTCGAGTAGACTCGCGCCAGCATGA